One Candidatus Devosia phytovorans genomic window carries:
- a CDS encoding ABC transporter permease, giving the protein MTIGNLIRLVAFVALALFLINPELFAGFFSLFTKNGQPAIYNQGGLLDITLNHLAIVLAATLASTIIAVGLAIVVTRPFGAEFLPLSRSLANIGQTFPPVAVLALAVPMLGFGTAPTLVALFLYGLLPIFENTLTGLTNLPPTVTDAAKGVGMTGWQRLVKVELPLALPVILAGIRLSVVISLATATIGSTVAARTLGEVIIAGLLSSNTAFVLQGGLIVGVLAVLIYDALSALERLLMARTGQLGRAAA; this is encoded by the coding sequence ATGACCATTGGCAATCTCATAAGGCTGGTCGCCTTCGTCGCCTTGGCGCTGTTCCTGATCAATCCGGAACTCTTCGCCGGCTTCTTCAGCCTCTTCACCAAGAACGGCCAGCCCGCCATCTACAATCAGGGCGGCCTGCTCGACATCACGCTCAACCACCTTGCCATCGTGCTGGCGGCAACGCTCGCCTCGACCATCATCGCCGTGGGCCTCGCCATCGTGGTCACCCGCCCTTTCGGCGCCGAATTCCTGCCGCTGTCGCGCTCGCTCGCCAATATCGGCCAGACCTTCCCGCCGGTCGCCGTGCTGGCCCTCGCCGTGCCCATGCTCGGCTTCGGCACCGCCCCGACGCTGGTCGCGCTCTTCCTCTATGGGCTGCTGCCGATTTTCGAGAACACCCTGACCGGCCTCACCAACCTGCCACCCACCGTCACCGACGCCGCCAAGGGCGTCGGCATGACCGGCTGGCAGCGGCTGGTCAAAGTCGAACTGCCGCTGGCCCTGCCGGTCATCCTCGCCGGCATCCGGCTCTCGGTGGTGATTTCGCTGGCGACGGCCACCATTGGTTCGACCGTTGCCGCGCGGACGCTGGGCGAGGTGATCATCGCCGGCCTGCTCTCCAGCAACACGGCCTTTGTGCTGCAGGGTGGCTTGATCGTCGGCGTGCTGGCTGTCTTGATCTATGATGCGCTCTCGGCGCTCGAACGTCTGCTGATGGCCCGGACCGGGCAACTGGGAAGGGCCGCGGCGTGA
- a CDS encoding ABC transporter substrate-binding protein: MRLTSKLLTAAAALAITVSAANAQVVVSSKIDTEGGVLGNIIKQVLEANDIAVTDRIQLGGTPIVREAITAGEIDIYPEYTGNAAFFFEKADDPLWNNAESAYAEAAKLDYDANKIVWLSPSPANNTWAVALRGDVAEANSLTTFTEFGAWVAGGGEVKLAASAEFVNSPAALPKFQEVYGFTLTPDQLVTLSGGDTAATIAAAAQQTNGVNAAMVYGTDGGIAPSGLVVLEDDKGVQPVYQPAPIIREEVLTEYPQIEELLKPVFEGLTLEVLQELNGRVQVGGEAAATVATDYLTQGGFLE; encoded by the coding sequence ATGCGCCTCACTTCCAAGCTTCTGACCGCGGCCGCCGCGCTCGCCATCACGGTGTCCGCAGCCAACGCCCAGGTCGTCGTTTCGTCCAAGATCGACACCGAAGGTGGCGTTCTGGGCAATATCATCAAGCAGGTGCTTGAAGCCAACGACATCGCCGTCACCGACCGCATCCAGCTCGGCGGCACGCCCATCGTGCGCGAAGCCATCACCGCCGGCGAAATCGACATCTATCCCGAATATACCGGCAACGCCGCATTCTTCTTCGAAAAGGCCGATGATCCGCTCTGGAACAATGCCGAAAGCGCCTATGCCGAAGCCGCCAAGCTCGACTATGACGCCAACAAGATCGTCTGGCTCTCGCCCTCGCCCGCCAACAACACCTGGGCCGTGGCCCTGCGTGGCGATGTCGCCGAAGCCAATAGCCTGACCACCTTCACCGAATTCGGCGCCTGGGTTGCCGGCGGCGGCGAGGTCAAGCTGGCCGCATCGGCCGAATTCGTGAACTCCCCGGCGGCGCTGCCAAAGTTCCAGGAAGTCTATGGCTTCACCCTGACGCCCGACCAGCTCGTGACCCTTTCGGGTGGCGACACGGCCGCCACCATTGCCGCTGCGGCCCAGCAGACCAATGGCGTCAACGCCGCCATGGTCTACGGCACCGACGGCGGCATCGCCCCCTCGGGCCTGGTGGTTCTGGAAGACGACAAGGGCGTGCAGCCCGTCTATCAGCCTGCCCCGATCATCCGGGAGGAAGTGCTCACGGAATACCCGCAGATCGAAGAACTGTTGAAGCCGGTCTTTGAAGGCCTGACCCTCGAAGTGCTGCAGGAACTCAACGGTCGCGTGCAGGTGGGTGGTGAGGCTGCCGCTACGGTTGCGACGGACTACCTGACGCAGGGCGGTTTTCTGGAATAA
- a CDS encoding dihydroorotase family protein, with product MSDFDLVLSGTVVLPDRIVEEGYVAVRDGKVDHVGQGASPAASEKHDLGNALILPGAIDAQTHSLSQKDQEDFIWSTRSAAAGGVTTIVDMPYDEGNLVCSAEAVRIKVDHASPQARVDFALYGTINPEEGAARIAEQAAAGVAAFKFSTFGTDPIRFPRIPPALLEECFAAVAKTGLTAGVHNEDDEMVRAAMAKVKAAGITDYRAHALSRPPLTELLASLQIYETGAVTGCPAHVVHCSLGRGYDIARSYRDQGYAATIEACIHYLTLDEENDVARLGGKAKINPPIRPRVEVEKLWEHVMAGNVTLVSTDHVSWSENRKTNPDMLANASGVPGLEVMVPLFVMGALKRGVPLTWAAKLMAENPARHFRLDHIKGALTPGCDADITVLFPRPSRYDAAASGHNVVGWSPYNGIELPWTVGLTYLRGQQVFDGTSVAQPGTGRFVRPEPRA from the coding sequence ATGTCCGATTTCGATCTCGTCCTTTCCGGCACCGTCGTGCTGCCCGACCGCATTGTGGAAGAGGGCTATGTCGCCGTCCGCGATGGCAAGGTGGATCATGTCGGGCAGGGGGCTTCCCCGGCCGCCAGCGAAAAACACGACCTCGGCAATGCCCTGATCCTGCCCGGCGCCATCGATGCGCAAACCCATTCGCTGAGCCAGAAGGACCAGGAGGATTTCATCTGGTCGACCCGCTCCGCCGCGGCCGGTGGCGTCACCACCATTGTCGACATGCCCTATGACGAGGGCAATCTCGTCTGCTCCGCCGAAGCCGTCCGCATCAAGGTCGATCACGCCAGCCCGCAGGCCCGCGTCGATTTCGCCCTCTATGGCACGATCAACCCTGAAGAAGGCGCGGCCCGCATTGCCGAACAGGCCGCTGCCGGCGTCGCCGCTTTCAAATTCTCCACCTTCGGCACCGACCCGATCCGCTTCCCCCGCATTCCCCCGGCCCTGCTCGAAGAATGCTTCGCCGCCGTGGCGAAAACCGGCCTCACTGCCGGCGTGCACAATGAAGACGATGAAATGGTCCGCGCCGCCATGGCCAAGGTCAAGGCGGCGGGCATCACCGACTATCGCGCCCATGCGCTGAGCCGCCCGCCGCTTACCGAATTGCTGGCCTCGCTGCAGATCTATGAAACCGGCGCCGTCACCGGCTGCCCCGCTCATGTCGTTCATTGCTCGCTCGGCCGCGGCTATGACATCGCCCGCAGCTACCGCGACCAGGGCTATGCGGCCACCATCGAAGCCTGCATCCACTATCTGACGCTCGACGAGGAAAACGATGTGGCGCGGCTTGGCGGCAAGGCCAAGATCAACCCGCCCATCCGGCCGCGCGTCGAGGTGGAAAAGCTCTGGGAGCATGTGATGGCGGGCAATGTCACGCTGGTCTCGACCGACCACGTCAGCTGGTCGGAAAACCGCAAGACCAACCCCGACATGCTGGCCAATGCCTCCGGCGTGCCCGGCCTCGAAGTCATGGTGCCGCTATTTGTCATGGGCGCCCTCAAGCGCGGCGTGCCGCTGACCTGGGCGGCAAAACTCATGGCCGAAAACCCGGCCCGCCACTTCCGCCTCGATCATATCAAGGGCGCGCTCACCCCCGGCTGCGACGCCGACATCACCGTGCTCTTCCCCCGCCCATCGCGCTATGACGCGGCGGCCAGCGGGCACAATGTGGTCGGCTGGAGCCCCTATAACGGTATCGAACTGCCCTGGACCGTTGGCCTCACCTATCTCCGCGGCCAGCAGGTCTTTGACGGCACCAGCGTCGCCCAGCCCGGCACCGGCCGCTTCGTCCGCCCGGAGCCGCGCGCATGA
- a CDS encoding DUF917 domain-containing protein: MGRILTEKDVEAAVRGGSIYAAGGGGWADHGRMLGTAAVNAGQPELVSVEELDENDWVATAAAIGAPASTTPWEMQGVDYIKAVQLLQDALGEKLSGLMVGQNGKSSTLNGWLPSAILGTKVVDAVGDIRAHPTGDMGSIGMAGSPEQMIQTAVGGNRSENRYIELVTRGATAKVSPILRTAADMSGGFIASCRNPLRASYVKQHAALGGISLALKLGEAMIAAEGKGPGSMIDAIVETTGGTILTKGYITDIDVTYTKEAFDIGKVTIGEGDKATTLHIMNEYMAVEDAGGTRLATFPDVITTLDAAGQALSVGQLGRGLYIFVLHVPKTIIPLSSSVLDPAVYPFVEDRMGIDLASYALDRGRRASDAKD; this comes from the coding sequence ATGGGCCGCATCCTGACCGAAAAGGACGTCGAAGCCGCCGTGCGCGGGGGCTCGATCTATGCGGCGGGCGGTGGCGGCTGGGCCGACCACGGCCGCATGCTGGGCACGGCGGCCGTCAATGCCGGCCAGCCCGAACTGGTCTCGGTGGAAGAGCTGGATGAAAACGACTGGGTCGCCACCGCCGCCGCCATCGGCGCGCCGGCCTCGACCACGCCCTGGGAAATGCAGGGCGTCGATTACATCAAGGCCGTGCAATTGCTGCAGGACGCTCTGGGCGAAAAGCTGAGCGGCCTCATGGTCGGCCAGAACGGCAAAAGCTCCACCCTCAACGGCTGGCTGCCCTCGGCAATCCTGGGCACCAAGGTCGTCGATGCCGTAGGCGATATCCGCGCCCACCCGACCGGCGACATGGGCTCCATCGGCATGGCCGGTTCGCCCGAACAGATGATCCAGACCGCCGTCGGCGGCAATCGCAGCGAGAACCGCTATATCGAGCTGGTCACCCGCGGCGCCACGGCGAAAGTCTCGCCCATCCTGCGCACCGCCGCCGACATGTCGGGCGGCTTCATCGCCTCCTGCCGCAACCCGCTGCGCGCCAGCTACGTCAAGCAGCACGCCGCGCTGGGCGGCATCTCGCTGGCCCTCAAGCTCGGCGAAGCCATGATCGCGGCCGAGGGCAAGGGCCCCGGCTCGATGATCGACGCCATCGTAGAGACCACCGGCGGCACCATCCTCACCAAGGGCTATATCACCGACATCGACGTCACCTACACCAAGGAAGCCTTCGACATCGGCAAGGTGACCATTGGCGAGGGCGACAAGGCGACGACGCTCCACATCATGAACGAATATATGGCCGTAGAAGACGCCGGCGGCACCCGGCTGGCCACCTTCCCCGACGTCATTACCACGCTCGACGCCGCCGGCCAGGCACTCTCCGTCGGCCAGCTCGGCCGCGGCCTCTATATCTTCGTGCTGCACGTCCCCAAAACCATCATTCCGCTCAGCTCATCTGTGCTGGATCCGGCGGTTTATCCCTTCGTCGAAGACCGCATGGGCATCGATCTGGCGAGTTACGCGCTGGATCGGGGGCGGCGGGCATCGGACGCAAAAGACTAA
- a CDS encoding Zn-dependent hydrolase → MIPNAPIRATRIAADIDALAAITEPGRPWTRRAFTPMFLEGRKWLEKSMQEAGAVTRVDPAGNLIGTIPGRRPDLGTIMLGSHSDTVPDGGRYDGIAGVITALEVARALRDQSIILDHTLEIADFLAEEVSIFGVSCIGSRGISGTRPAEWLTRESDGQTLEQAIIAVGGNMLHPAQRDDIKAFLELHIEQGPVLQNEQLDIGVVTAIAGITRVEIIVEGRADHAGTTPMNARQDALTTAAWIALGVEELARALSAGEEHFAATVGEFEMTPNAANVVPARVRMLIDARAENRDDMERFIEELGNGVAAIAEKTGVTVQPIRIVSDNPPTPGDPDLLDVLDAACETAGARHRRMASGAGHDTAWMARITKSAMIFVPCVDGRSHAPDEAASTDDIALGASVLLEAVKTLDITLQGGI, encoded by the coding sequence ATGATCCCCAATGCCCCCATCCGCGCCACCCGTATCGCGGCCGATATCGACGCCCTCGCGGCGATCACCGAGCCCGGGCGCCCCTGGACCCGCCGCGCCTTCACGCCCATGTTCCTCGAAGGCCGCAAGTGGCTCGAAAAATCCATGCAGGAGGCTGGCGCCGTCACCCGCGTTGATCCCGCCGGCAACCTGATCGGCACTATCCCCGGCCGCCGCCCGGACCTCGGCACCATCATGCTCGGCTCCCATTCCGACACCGTGCCCGATGGCGGCCGCTACGACGGCATTGCCGGCGTCATCACGGCCCTCGAAGTCGCCCGCGCCTTGCGGGACCAGTCGATCATTTTAGACCACACGCTTGAAATCGCTGATTTTCTCGCCGAAGAAGTGTCGATCTTTGGCGTCTCCTGCATCGGCAGTCGCGGCATCAGCGGCACCCGTCCCGCCGAGTGGCTGACCCGCGAGAGTGACGGCCAGACTCTGGAGCAGGCCATAATCGCGGTCGGCGGCAACATGCTCCACCCCGCCCAGCGCGACGATATCAAGGCCTTCCTCGAGCTCCATATCGAGCAGGGCCCGGTGCTGCAGAACGAGCAACTCGACATCGGCGTCGTCACCGCCATCGCCGGCATCACCCGCGTCGAAATCATTGTGGAGGGCCGCGCCGACCACGCCGGCACGACGCCCATGAACGCCCGCCAGGACGCGCTGACCACCGCCGCCTGGATTGCCCTGGGCGTCGAGGAACTGGCTAGGGCCCTGTCCGCTGGCGAGGAACATTTCGCCGCCACCGTCGGCGAATTCGAAATGACGCCCAATGCCGCCAATGTCGTCCCAGCCCGCGTCCGCATGCTGATCGACGCCCGCGCCGAAAACCGCGACGACATGGAGCGTTTCATCGAGGAGCTGGGAAACGGCGTTGCCGCCATTGCCGAAAAGACCGGCGTCACCGTCCAGCCCATTCGCATCGTTTCCGACAATCCGCCCACGCCCGGCGATCCCGACCTGCTCGACGTGCTCGACGCCGCCTGCGAAACCGCTGGCGCCCGCCATCGCCGCATGGCCTCCGGCGCCGGCCACGACACCGCCTGGATGGCCCGCATCACCAAATCGGCCATGATCTTCGTGCCTTGCGTCGACGGCCGCAGCCATGCGCCGGACGAGGCTGCATCCACCGACGACATCGCGCTGGGCGCATCCGTACTTCTCGAAGCGGTCAAGACGCTCGATATCACACTGCAAGGGGGAATCTGA
- a CDS encoding ABC transporter permease — protein MSIADTSSYRPRRIAIDKLGVLIGLIILAGAVLPFALFRANRIVLGESRSLFDALPSFQGGFLVGVLVVSFAVAVLRTSVVGKLTAGFGALAVLFVLIGWSATYLTPPEDTFARVSPGAGFWLLVFAFALLVTDALTRLKFKPLIRIGILVAVCLAIAALLWSGAWNNLSILKEYGTRAPAFWAEARTHLALAFGSVAIATVIGIPVGIMCYKIKPLRAGVLNVLNIVQTIPSIALFGLLIAPLAWVAANIPGASAIGISGIGVAPAMVALFAYSLLPVVSNTVVGLQSVSPAAVDAAKGMGMTGSQRLFAVELPLAFPVILTGIRIVLVQNIGLATIAALIGGGGFGVFVFQGIGQTAMDLVLLGAVPTVALAFAAAVVLDALVEMTLRGGRPA, from the coding sequence ATGAGCATTGCCGACACATCCTCATACCGCCCGCGCCGGATCGCCATCGACAAGCTCGGCGTCCTCATCGGCCTGATCATCCTCGCCGGCGCCGTCCTGCCCTTCGCCCTGTTCCGCGCCAATCGCATCGTGCTCGGCGAGTCCCGATCGCTGTTCGACGCCCTGCCCAGCTTCCAAGGCGGCTTTCTCGTCGGCGTCCTCGTCGTCAGCTTTGCGGTGGCCGTTCTGCGCACGTCCGTAGTCGGCAAGCTGACGGCCGGCTTCGGTGCACTGGCGGTTCTTTTCGTGCTGATCGGCTGGTCGGCCACCTATCTCACCCCGCCCGAAGACACTTTCGCCCGCGTCTCCCCCGGCGCCGGTTTCTGGCTGCTGGTCTTCGCCTTTGCGCTGCTCGTCACCGATGCGCTGACACGGTTGAAGTTCAAGCCGCTGATCCGCATCGGCATCCTTGTCGCCGTATGCCTCGCCATCGCGGCGCTGCTGTGGAGCGGCGCCTGGAACAATCTCTCCATCCTCAAGGAATATGGCACGCGCGCGCCCGCCTTCTGGGCCGAGGCCCGCACCCATCTGGCGCTGGCCTTCGGCTCGGTCGCCATTGCTACCGTCATCGGCATTCCGGTCGGCATAATGTGCTACAAGATCAAGCCCTTGCGCGCCGGTGTTCTCAATGTGCTCAACATCGTTCAGACCATTCCCTCCATCGCGCTCTTCGGCCTGCTGATCGCGCCCTTGGCCTGGGTCGCCGCCAATATCCCCGGCGCCTCCGCCATCGGCATCTCCGGCATCGGGGTCGCACCGGCCATGGTCGCGCTCTTTGCCTATTCGCTGCTGCCGGTCGTTTCCAACACGGTGGTGGGCCTCCAAAGCGTGTCGCCCGCCGCTGTCGATGCCGCCAAGGGCATGGGCATGACCGGGTCGCAGCGCCTCTTTGCTGTCGAACTGCCGCTGGCTTTCCCGGTGATCCTCACCGGCATCCGCATCGTGCTGGTGCAGAACATCGGCCTCGCCACCATTGCCGCTTTGATCGGCGGTGGCGGCTTCGGCGTCTTCGTTTTCCAGGGCATCGGCCAGACGGCCATGGACCTGGTGCTCCTGGGGGCCGTGCCCACCGTGGCCCTGGCCTTCGCCGCCGCCGTGGTGCTCGATGCACTTGTAGAAATGACTTTGCGCGGAGGGCGCCCGGCATGA
- a CDS encoding ABC transporter ATP-binding protein, with translation MIEIDEITKSYSGTVVVDRVNLTIEPHSICVIVGTSGSGKTTLMRMINKLVTPTSGHIRIDGEDIASIPAYELRRRIGYAIQGHGLFPHRSVGQNIATVPKLLGWDKKKTATRVDELLSLFQLDPAQFRDRLPHELSGGQQQRVGVARALAASPNILLMDEPYGALDPVIRAKAQEDLLAIQRKMGTTVVLVTHDMEEAIHLGDTIAVMDKGKLLQCAKPSEIIANPATPFVAELIGTSERPFRLLSLAKVSDHIEPGEGAGEPIEASASLRDAYAELLWSGRPALPVRRDGAVVGQVTLAALSRLAARPQ, from the coding sequence ATGATCGAAATTGACGAGATCACCAAATCCTATTCCGGCACCGTCGTGGTCGACAGGGTCAACCTCACCATCGAGCCGCATTCCATCTGCGTCATCGTCGGCACCTCGGGCTCCGGCAAGACCACGCTCATGCGCATGATCAACAAGCTGGTGACGCCCACCTCTGGCCATATCCGCATCGATGGCGAGGACATTGCCTCCATTCCCGCCTACGAGCTGCGCCGCCGCATCGGCTATGCCATCCAGGGCCATGGCCTCTTCCCGCATCGCAGCGTCGGCCAGAACATCGCCACGGTCCCGAAACTCCTCGGCTGGGACAAGAAGAAAACCGCCACCCGCGTCGATGAATTGCTCTCGCTGTTCCAGCTCGATCCGGCCCAGTTCCGTGACCGTCTGCCCCATGAACTCTCGGGCGGCCAGCAGCAGCGCGTCGGCGTCGCCCGCGCCCTGGCGGCTTCGCCCAATATCCTCCTGATGGACGAGCCCTATGGCGCGCTCGATCCGGTCATCCGCGCCAAGGCGCAAGAAGACCTGCTCGCCATCCAGCGCAAGATGGGCACCACCGTCGTGTTGGTCACCCATGACATGGAAGAAGCCATCCACCTCGGCGATACCATCGCTGTGATGGACAAGGGCAAGCTGCTGCAATGCGCCAAACCCTCCGAGATCATCGCCAATCCGGCGACGCCCTTCGTTGCCGAACTGATCGGCACCAGCGAACGCCCCTTCCGTCTGCTGTCGCTCGCCAAAGTCTCCGACCATATCGAGCCGGGTGAGGGCGCCGGTGAACCCATCGAAGCCTCCGCCTCGCTGCGCGATGCCTATGCCGAACTGCTCTGGTCGGGCCGGCCCGCCCTGCCGGTGCGCCGCGATGGCGCCGTGGTCGGCCAGGTCACGCTCGCCGCCCTGTCGCGCCTCGCCGCGAGGCCGCAATGA